A region from the Chionomys nivalis chromosome 22, mChiNiv1.1, whole genome shotgun sequence genome encodes:
- the Naif1 gene encoding nuclear apoptosis-inducing factor 1 yields MAVPAKKRKMNFSEREVEIIVEELELKKHLLVNHFNAGVPLAAKSAAWHGILRRVNAVATCRRELPEVKKKWSDLKTEVRRKVAQVRAAVEGGEAPGPTEEDGAGGPGTGGGSGGSGAAIAPVLLTPMQQRICNLLGEATIISLPSTTEIHPVALGSTATAAAATVTLTQIPTEATFHTLEEGVVEYCSAEPPQPLPTEAPVEMITQQADASVKPQALKSRIALNSAKLIQEQRVTNLHIKEIAQHLEQQNDLLQMIRRSQEVQACAQERQAQAMEGTQAALSVLIQVLRPMIKDFRRYLQSNTPTPAPVPDPGQVAQNGQPDSILQ; encoded by the exons ATGGCTGTTCCAGccaagaagaggaagatgaaCTTTTCAGAGCGGGAGGTGGAGATCATCGTGGAAGAACTAGAGCTGAAGAAGCACCTGCTGGTGAACCACTTCAATGCTGGGGTCCCTCTGGCTGCCAAGAGTGCAGCCTGGCATGGCATCCTGCGAAGAGTCAACGCTGTGGCCACCTGCCGTAGGGAGCTGCCCGAAGTCAAGAAGAAGTGGTCCGACCTCAAGACCGAAGTCCGCCGCAAAGTGGCCCAAGTCCGAGCTGCTGTAGAAGGTGGCGAGGCCCCAGGGCCCACAGAAGAGGATGGAGCTGGTGGACCTGGGACAGGcggtggcagtggtggcagtgGCGCAGCCATAGCTCCAGTACTGCTGACCCCTATGCAACAGCGCATCTGCAACTTGCTGGGTGAGGCCACCATCATCAGCCTGCCCAGTACCACAGAGATCCATCCCGTGGCCCTCGGATCTACGGCCACGGCAGCTGCAGCCACGGTCACCCTGACACAGA TCCCCACTGAGGCCACCTTTCACACCCTGGAGGAGGGAGTGGTGGAGTACTGCTCAGCCGAGCCTCCTCAGCCCCTGCCGACCGAAGCCCCCGTGGAGATGATAACTCAGCAAGCAGACGCATCTGTCAAACCGCAGGCACTTAAGAGCCGCATCGCCCTCAATTCGGCCAAGCTCATCCAGGAACAGCGGGTCACCAACCTCCACATAAAGGAGATCGCCCAGCACCTGGAGCAGCAGAATGACCTGCTGCAGATGATCCGGCGTTCCCAGGAGGTACAGGCCTGCGCCCAGGAGCGGCAGGCCCAGGCCATGGAGGGCACCCAGGCGGCCCTGAGTGTCCTCATCCAGGTTCTCCGGCCCATGATTAAAGATTTCCGACGCTACCTGCAGAGTAACACACCCACCCCGGCCCCAGTCCCTGACCCTGGACAGGTGGCCCAGAATGGGCAGCCAGACAGCATCCTCCAGTGA